AGCGGCAAGGGGGCACGCCGTGGCTGAACTCCTGTTCTTCTCGGGCACCATGGACTGCGGCAAGTCCACGCTCGCACTGCAGATGGACCACAACCACAAGGCCCGCGGCCGGCGCGGCGTGCTCTTCAGCTCCCACGACCGCGCGGGGGAGTCGATGATCTCGAGCCGGCTCGGCCTGCAGGTCCCGGCCGTCGAGGTCTTCCCGGACACGGATTTCTGGGTGGAGCTGACCGTCCGGCAGACCATGGGGGCGCGGATCGACTACGTCATCTGCGACGAGGCGCAGTTCTACACGACGGACCAGATCGACCAGCTGGCGCGCGTCGTCGACGAGATGGACATCGATGTGTTCAGCTTCGGGATCACCTCCGACTTCCGCACACGGCTCTTCCCCGGGTCGCAGCGCCTCATCGAACTCGCCGACCGGGTGCAGGTCCTGCAGGTCGAGGCGCTGTGCTGGTGCGGCAAGCGGGCCACGCACAACGCCCGCACCGTCGACGGCGTCATGGTCGTCGAGGGCGACCAGATGGTGGTGGGCGACGTCGACCAGTCGGTGGACCCGGACACGGGTGGGGACGTGGACCTCGTGCCCGGTCCCGGGCCGGAGGCGCCGGGCGGGGACCGCGAGCCGCTGGTCGGCTACGAGACGCTGTGCCGGCGCCACCACATGCGCCGCCAGACCTCCCGGACCTCGCCGTCGCTCTACTCCAACGAGATCCCACTGCCCTTCGAGCCGAAACAGCGGGAGCCTGGCAGAATCTGACCATGCCGCACACCGGAGCACCGACGGACGACGGACGACACGGCGACCAGGACGCCCTGCGCGTACCGTTCTGGATCGTCCTGGCAGGGGTCGGGGTCGGCGCCTTCTGGGCGCTGGCCGGGGTCGCCGTCGGAGCCGCTGTCACGCGTCGCCGACACGCCGGGGGACCCCCCGGAAGGACAGGGCCGCCATGGGCGGCCGGACGGCGCTAGCCGCCCGGCGCGTCGGGCGTCAGTCGCCCTTGCGTCCGAAGACGATGTCGTCCCAGCTCGGCACGCTCGACCGCTTCGGCTTCGCACGGCGCTCCGCGGCCGCGTCCGCCGCAGGCTTGCCGGCTTCCTTCGCGGCTTCCTTGCCCGAGTCCCTGCCGGTGGGTCGTGCGCCCTCGTCCGCCGCGGCACGGCCCGCTGCACTCCCGGTTCCCGTGGGACGGGCGGCGGCTGCGGGCGGCTGCTGCGGAGGCGTGGGCTGCGCGAAGACGCTGATCTCGCGGGTGTCGGTGCTGACGCCGTCGTACAGCCTCGGCGTGCCGTCCTCGTGGTGCGCAGGACCGGTTCCCGCCTCCAGGAGGTCGTCGGCGCCGTCCGCCTCGTGCGCCGCGCTGGGCGCGAGGGCCAGCCCCGGTACCGGGGTCTCCTGCTCCTCCTGCGGCGTGTCGTCGTCGTCCCTCGGGTGGGCCGCCGGGATACCGCCGCGGCTCAGGAGCGCCGCGAGGGCGTCGTCGCCGTCCTCGTCCGCTCCCAGGCGCTGACCGCGCCGGGACCGGAGCACGTCCAGCAGGCCGTCCTGGTCGGAGGTCGCCGCGTCCGGTGCCTCGTCGGCCTTCTCCGCCTCGAAATCGAAGACGCGGTCCGCCACGGCGCTGAGCCGCCGGGAGGGCAGCGGACCGTCGAGCGGCTCCAGTTCGCTCAGCACCTGCGCCCACCGGTTGCCGTTGGTGACGGTCTTCCGCGTCGGGTTGTACGTCCACTGGGCGGGCGGCTGCTCCCCGAGGTCCACCTGGGAATCCTCGGGCAGGTCGAACGACGCCTCGACGTGCCAGGAGCCGTCCTGGCGGCGCCAGGAGTCCCACTCCAGCGACGACGGGTCGATCCCGTAGCTGCGCACCCGGAACGCCACCATGTCCCCGAGGAGGGCGGGGCTGTCGCCGAACGCGGAGCGGTAGCCGTCGTGGCTCGGCAGGGGGGTGGCGACCTCGACGCGCTGCGCGAGGTACGCCACGTAGTCACGCTCGGCCCGCACCGGGCCCTCGTAGCGCTCGACGTGCGCGAGGTCGAGTCCCGACTCCGCGGACACCTGCTCCGCCGTCGCTCCTGCGCGGATGCGCGCCTGGATGTCGCGCGGGGTCAGATGGACGGGCGGCTTCGGAGGCTTCCGCCGGGGTTCCTCGGGCACGGAGGGAGCCTCGGACACCGACGGCCGGGACACACCGGCCCTGGTGGTCGCGGTGCGCAGCGCATCGTCGATGGGCAGCCGGAACGACCTGCCCTGCTCGCCGCTCAACAGCAGATGTTCGCCATCCACACCCACCAGGCGTAACTCCTGCATCGATTCCTCCAGCCGACAATAATTCCTAGGGGAAACTGTGCCATTGAATGGCGGCCATTCCTACTACGCGGTAAGGCGTGGCGTACGCTGCACGGGCGCCGGGCACAAATTTGGCCCCGTCGACGTTATGCGAGTTCGTTGGAAGCCGCCCGCCGGGCGGTCGGTGATGAGGGGGAAGAGGCAGGGATGACACTCGACGGTCGAACGAATCATGGGGCGACGCACACGGCGCACGACCGCGCCGGACGGCACGGGGAGCGGGCACATACGGAGGGCACCGGGCCGACGGCGGTCCTGGCCCCCGTGATCGACGAGGACGAGCTCGAGGCGGCCGATTCCTTCGACCTGCCGGGAGCGGACCTCTCCAGCGAGGAGATCTCGGTACAGATCCTGGCGGCCCAGGCCGACGAGTTCACCTGCGCGTCGTGTTTCCTCGTGCGCCACCGGTCGCAGATCGCCCACGAACGGGGCGGGCTCCTCTACTGCGTGGACTGCGAAGGCTGAGCGCCCGCGTCAGCGGCTGATCGCCGTCAGCGGGTGAGCGCCGCGGCGAGGCGCTCGGGGTTGCGGGAGGACGCGAGCCAGTAGGGCGTCCGGTCCTCCGGGTCCGTGACCTCGATCCGCACCACGGGGGAGATCCACCCCCGGATACAGAGGTAGGCGAGGCCGTTCAATCCGGGTCCGCGCTGGTACGTGGCGTCGTCGCCGGTGAACCATTCGACCGCGCCGAGGTAGGTCCGTTCGATGCTCGCGCGCCCGACGGTGAGGGTGGTCTCCGTGACGGCGATGCGGGGGGTGGAGAGCACGAGGAGCGTGAACACGATGACCGCGACCACGGCGGCGACGCTGTAGCCGACGAGCATCGAGATGGGTGCGAACACCACGATCGTGGCCGCGGCGAGGCCCGCCGCGATGAGCCAGACCCAGGGGGTCGGCCACAGGCGCTCCTCGTAGAGGACGGCCTGGTCGGGTGTGTTCCGGGGGGCTCCCCCTGGCGCGCTGGACATGACACCAGCTTCCCACCATTTCCCGGATGACTCATCCCGGCCGCCGCCCTGCCCCCGGGCAAAGGCGCTAAAGTGGGGGGCTGGTAACCGGATAGCGTGCGTGGGAGATGCGGTCGATGAGTACACAGCAGGACCTCCCGGTCCAGATCTTGATGCTCGACGACGGCCTCGAGCCGCCCGCGTACGCCACCGACGGCGACGCCGGCGCGGACCTGCGCATCGCCGTGGACCTCGTCCTCGAGCCCGGTGAGCGGTCGCTCGTCCCGACGGGGGTGGCGCTGGCCCTCCCCGCCGGGTACGTGGGACTCGTCCATCCGCGCTCCGGCCTCGCCGCGCGGCACGGCGTGACGATCGTCAACGCCCCCGGGACCGTCGACGCAGGGTACCGCGGCGAGATCAAGGTCTGCCTCCTCAACACGGATCGGACCGAGGCCGTCCGCTTCACGCGCGGCGACCGCATCGCGCAGCTCGTCATCCAGCGCGTCGAGCGTGCGGCCTTCACCGTGGTGGAGGCCCTGCCCGAGAGCGTACGCGGCACCGGCGGGTTCGGCTCGACCGGCGGATTCGGGGGACGCGATGCGACACTGGCCGCCGCGGGCACCCCTGCGGACGGCTGACCCGCCGCTCCCGCGACACCCGTGAAGACTTCATCTACTCGAGCACGTGATCAGGAAAGGAACCCGGAGATGGCTTTTGGGCGCCTCA
This genomic interval from Arthrobacter agilis contains the following:
- a CDS encoding DUF3093 domain-containing protein — encoded protein: MSSAPGGAPRNTPDQAVLYEERLWPTPWVWLIAAGLAAATIVVFAPISMLVGYSVAAVVAVIVFTLLVLSTPRIAVTETTLTVGRASIERTYLGAVEWFTGDDATYQRGPGLNGLAYLCIRGWISPVVRIEVTDPEDRTPYWLASSRNPERLAAALTR
- a CDS encoding DUF4193 domain-containing protein; translated protein: MTLDGRTNHGATHTAHDRAGRHGERAHTEGTGPTAVLAPVIDEDELEAADSFDLPGADLSSEEISVQILAAQADEFTCASCFLVRHRSQIAHERGGLLYCVDCEG
- the dut gene encoding dUTP diphosphatase; this translates as MSTQQDLPVQILMLDDGLEPPAYATDGDAGADLRIAVDLVLEPGERSLVPTGVALALPAGYVGLVHPRSGLAARHGVTIVNAPGTVDAGYRGEIKVCLLNTDRTEAVRFTRGDRIAQLVIQRVERAAFTVVEALPESVRGTGGFGSTGGFGGRDATLAAAGTPADG
- the sepH gene encoding septation protein SepH — translated: MQELRLVGVDGEHLLLSGEQGRSFRLPIDDALRTATTRAGVSRPSVSEAPSVPEEPRRKPPKPPVHLTPRDIQARIRAGATAEQVSAESGLDLAHVERYEGPVRAERDYVAYLAQRVEVATPLPSHDGYRSAFGDSPALLGDMVAFRVRSYGIDPSSLEWDSWRRQDGSWHVEASFDLPEDSQVDLGEQPPAQWTYNPTRKTVTNGNRWAQVLSELEPLDGPLPSRRLSAVADRVFDFEAEKADEAPDAATSDQDGLLDVLRSRRGQRLGADEDGDDALAALLSRGGIPAAHPRDDDDTPQEEQETPVPGLALAPSAAHEADGADDLLEAGTGPAHHEDGTPRLYDGVSTDTREISVFAQPTPPQQPPAAAARPTGTGSAAGRAAADEGARPTGRDSGKEAAKEAGKPAADAAAERRAKPKRSSVPSWDDIVFGRKGD
- a CDS encoding thymidine kinase codes for the protein MAELLFFSGTMDCGKSTLALQMDHNHKARGRRGVLFSSHDRAGESMISSRLGLQVPAVEVFPDTDFWVELTVRQTMGARIDYVICDEAQFYTTDQIDQLARVVDEMDIDVFSFGITSDFRTRLFPGSQRLIELADRVQVLQVEALCWCGKRATHNARTVDGVMVVEGDQMVVGDVDQSVDPDTGGDVDLVPGPGPEAPGGDREPLVGYETLCRRHHMRRQTSRTSPSLYSNEIPLPFEPKQREPGRI